In the genome of Lathyrus oleraceus cultivar Zhongwan6 chromosome 4, CAAS_Psat_ZW6_1.0, whole genome shotgun sequence, the window attgttttattttattatttgtaagtttaattttattttggaataaataaatatttttcttaaaaaatatgATTTCACAAAATGAATGGTGGCGGAGCGGGGATAACCGAACccaacccgaacccgtttgggacgggtttgagttttgattctccatccccgtttggATTTGGGGCGGGGAACGGGAATTATTTggggattcgggtttgggttGGGGGAGATAAAAACTGTCCCCGACCCGCCCCGTTGTCATGCCTATCTCACACTCACTTTTGCATTTAATTTGTTGAAGTTAGAATCATTAATATTGAATCATTGTATAAACACACATCGTGAAATATACAAATGAATCAATTGATTACATTTTGTATATCATCATAAAATTATCTTTGATATTTGTGAATCGGTTAAGTATTAACGTGATCAAGTTCCAACAAAAGTATAATCTTCACATTTTTGCTTAGAACCTTCCGCACGCATTTTTGAAAAACCTTTGATAATTCATTTTGGAGAATCAATCAAATTTTATAATTGTTTTTAAAGGGCCTATTAACCCCCATATACCGTTTCATTACTCCATATTCTCACACAACAATGTGGACTTACTCACATTAGGCGATGAGAAGATATGTATATGGCTTTTTGAGAGGATAACAGAGATCCTTATTTCCATTCAAAGAATGAGATAAATATAAAAGGCTTATTGAGTTTGGACTGAATGATTAGATGGATAGTTTTCCTATCTTTATCTTTCCGATTAACAGTATAGGAACGTGGAAATAACCAGCTTTTCCTCAGATAGTGGGGGATATGTTTTCCCCCGTGACTTATTTCTATTATCGGTTGGTGATTAGACACCTCATCAGTGACATATGGTGATTGAATGAGTCACCTTAAATAGACCAAACCTCATTAGACAGTCTATTACTACATTATTGAACAAATTCATCCTCATTCGAGACAGCCTCTTAACTTATTTCAGACAACACATTACCATAGAATTTAGACAATTGACTTATATCATATACTCATTAGCCTTTCTTCCTAAGATAAAGTAAAATCGTCTCATTACAATTTATATTTTAGAAACTATTATTCAAATGTCCTTGCATCAAGACATTTTTTTCCAAGAAAATAATCttctttattttttcttttaaatattTAACTTTTCCCTACTTTACATTCTATAtcttattttttctttaaatataAATAAAGTATTTCTGCACATAATGATAatgattttttaaagttaaaaATGACCACAATAAAACAACAAAGTTTTCTAAACAAATcttattttaatttaaaatataaataaatgaaaataatCAAATAAAAGGGCTGTATTTATCcaaattaataaattaatatttttgaCTGACTTTTATTTACATTTGAAACGAAAAATTAGTATTAAAATAAATTGACCCACTATTCTTCTTTTGAGAAATTTAAATAAAACAAAGTGGCTCATAGACATCAACGAAATTCCCATGTTGTTAAGTGTTGTTGACCAATCTTCAACATAGTTTCTTTATATTTTTGTCACTGTCTTGTTCCAAATCCAAAGCCAAATTATGCTTCTTTGTTACATACACGTCATCATCAAACTAATTTTATTTAATCACCATTTTCCCCTTTTAAAACCATGCATAAAAAATAatcatttaatttattttcaattaaaataTAGAATTAGTCAATCAGCTCGAACCTTATCTAATAATGTCTATATATTCTATTTTCTAATCAGCTCAATATAGTAGAATTAGTAATTATATAGAAATATCGGATATTATCATATAAGTTTGAATGGTAAATTTTAACCACTAAAgtatttgaaaaaaaatatacATCTTATCCCTTAAAATTTTAAATTActtttaattaaaatattaattaatttaaatcatatttatttttgtttttggataaatcatatttttctatagataataaataataaataaaaattgaGACACGTGATAAATAGTGTGTGAGTGTCAATTTTTTTCGGTGTGTGTAGTTTTCTTACAAAAattctttgatttgatttaaaCCCATAATAAATAATGGGGAAAGTGGTGGTGTGCGCGACGGTGATCGGAGCTACGGCGGCATGTGCGGTGGCGACGGTGTTGATTCAGCGGCACGTGAAGAAATCGAAGCGATGGGGAAAAGCGAAGGCGATATTGAAGGAATTCGAGGAGAAATGTGCGACGCCGACGTGGAAGCTGAAGCAGGTTGCGGATGCAATGGCGGTGGAGATGCAAGCTGGTCTTGCTTCTGAAGGTGGTAGCAAACTCAAAATGCTCATCAGTTTCGTTGATAATCTTCCCACAGGGTATTTCGTTTTTTATTGATCCGATTCAATTTACCTTGATCTTATCATTTTTTTGATCTATCGTTTTATTTGAGTTATTGTTATAATTTCATTAGATCAATCTAAATTCGTTATATATGTGTGTTTGTATTGTGTTTTTGTATAGATATTGTTGTGTTATGAAAGAGCTTATTTAGAGTATAACTTGTGCATGTTTACAAAAGTTTATaaaaaaaatgcttatgatatgtATATATCAAATCAAAATTCTATTTTTTACTATTGTTGATGAAATAGCGTATTCAATTTATTTGTTATGATAAGCTATTGTTGAATAAGTGTTTATTTAAGCTGCTTATCCAAAACAATTGGTAAAGTAGATGGATCTGTACCGTGCGTATCTGAACGCAGATAGCCTGTTGAATTTAGATGTTTTGACTAATGTTTTTTTGAAGAAGTGTTTTTTTTTAAAGCTGCTTATCAAAAACAAATGGTAAAGTAGATGGATTGGTAACATGCGTATCTGAACGCAGATAGCTCATTGAATTTAGATGTCTCGACGAGTGTTTTTTGAAAATGTGTTTTTTCTTAAGTTGCTTATCAAAAACAAATAGTAAAGTCGATGGATTTGTAACGGGCGTATCTGGACGCGGATAGCTTGTTGAATTTAAATGTTTTGACGGGTGTTTTTTTGAAGAGATGTTTGCTTAAGCTGTTTATCGGAAATCACTGTTAATTTTTTAAATTGAGGATTGGATGATCATGTAGCTATTTGTGCTCATTTATTGTTAAATTGCAGTGTCAATAAAATGATTTTGTGATGGAGGGAAGTTATTGCTTGCATTGATCATTAGCCGTTCATGTTAGTAGTTGTGTGTGATTGTTAAAATAGGTGGCTACGAAGCTAAGAAGCATAGTAAACGCTCTTTGTGTTTGTGTATACATATAGTTTTCGGGCGTTGTTTCATTTCTTACAATTCAAGAATGCTATGAAATTGCAAGTTGATAACCATGATGATTTAGGTGTAACTGTTTTTCCAAGAATGCCATATTTTTTATACAATCTCCCATATTTTAACATTACAGTGATTATTGCTATGAGATTTCAAATAGTTGTGCAAGAGTATCGAGATAGTTACGTTTCATAGCTGTTAAAGATTTATGGAACGAGTCTTCTTTTTTGCATATAGACTGaaaaattatataaatatttGGTTTCTCTTTGCATTCCGCTCTATTTAGGAATGAGGAAGGACTATTTTATGCATTGGACCTTGGAGGGACTAACTTTCGCGTATTACGTGTGCAACTTGGTGGCAAGGAAAATGGTGTTATTAGTCAAGAATTTACCGAGGTGTCTATTCCTCCAAATTTGATGGTTGGGACATCAAAAGTAAGCCTTTTTTTTCTTCTATCAATTTGAATACCTTTTTTTCCCCTGACAATTGCATTTACTATCGCTTGCTTTGAGTTATCTGTTTTAATCCAGTCACATGAGAAACCTAACCAATCTAAAAAAATGTGATCCAGGAGCTCTTTGACTTTATTGCAGCAGAACTTGTAAAGTTTGTtaaagaagaaaaagaagattTCCAGGTTCCTCCAGGTGGAAAGAGACAGCTAGGTTTTACCTTTTCCTTTCCTGTCATGCAAACATCGATTTCTTCTGGGAACCTTATCAGGTGGACAAAAGGCTTCAGCATCGAGGATACAGTAAATCCTGAATCCTTATTGTTTTGATGCTTTTACATTCTTTCTGATTAACTCCTACATCTCCGATTTCAAAGCTTAGATTTTACTTTACAACTGCATCACAAATTATTATTGTAGTACgaattattttatcattttaatcCATTACCCAACTTATTGAAGATATGTTCATGAGAACCTAGCATCAATGTTATCAACAGTTCTATAGCAGTGTTATAAAGGAATAACGTAGCGGTGGTAGCGGTGGTAGCGGTGATAGGGTCCGCACAATGCTTTTAGCCTGCGAGCTGCCATCAACAATAGTGGTTGTTGTGGTCGCTAGTTTCCACCTCAAACCGCTATCGTGTCTGCTATTAGGGTTTTGAGAATAAATTCCTCGGAATATGTTTTAAAAATTGCAGTCTTTTTCTTAGGATATAAACGGTTGAGAATGTAGCAAGTGTGAGGAGTGTGGGTAATAGTCCCACATTGATTGGAAATGTGGAGACctgagcatttataagtgagagaacccactcacctatcaccttaaggttttggatgaatatgtggtgtgtctctcacaaaggtgttgctcgAAAAAGAAGAAGTCCCACAATATTCAATGCTCCCTTTTGAAAACCAAAAACCAACACAtggtatcatgagcctttggttcgagaaatggaccaacttacttgtatcgaaagtcaacaACGCCACAAGGGTGGTGAGTAAGAAACGCTCCGTGCGGTACACGAGTTTTATTGTTCTATACTTAAGGCTCTTTACTCGATATGTTTGAAATTATTATTAGTTTATGTTTCAAATTTATTAGTATGATCGCCTTTACATTGGATTTCTATATCTCTTCCATTTTTGCTGACAACATAGATATGTTGGAAACCTGTCTTTGTTGAAGTAGTCTATATACTTGGTGCAGAAGTTCATTATTAGCTTTAAATTGTTATGCATTAATTTGTTCCTATTGTTGGAAAAACTATCTATTTTGAAGAAATATGGGTTATTCTTTCACCTTTACATTTATACTTACTTTAATTGTTGTTTACACAGGTTGGTCAGGATGTTGTGGCTGAATTGAGAAATGCCATTGAAAGACAAGGTCTAGATATGCACATAACAGCTCTGGTAATTGAATTTTTAATTAAGTGATAGCATTTTTAGTTAAATTTTTCTGGAGTATTATTATTAGTTTGTTTGTAGACTCTGGACTTACATGTTCAGCATTTTTACTATAGGTCAATGATACAGTTGGGACATTAGCCGGAGGGCGATATACAAACAAAGATGTGTTTGCTGCTGTTATTTTAGGTACCGGAACAAATGCAGCGTATGTGGAGAATGCTCAAGCAATACCAAAATGGCACGGTGATTTGCCCGAGTCTGGAGAAATGGTGAGTGTGTGTAGTTTTAGTAATGGTTGAAGATTGTTTGATATTATAAATGGAATAAATATTGAAGTTTCAATAAATTTACGAGATTGATGTAGGTTATCAACATGGAGTGGGGAAATTTCCGGTCATCGCACCTTCCATTAACTGAGTATGATACTGCATTAGATGCTGAAAGTTTAAACCCTGGTGAACAGGTGAGTTTGTGTTACCTCTAATTTCCATCTTATTTGACTTAAAGAATGAGGCTATTAACTTTTTTCCTGAAACTTTTAACCATGCATGCAGATTTTTGAGAAGATAATCTCCGGAATGTACTTGGGAGAGATTGTTCGTAGAGTGCTTTTGAAAATGGCTGAAGAAGCTTGGTTTTTTGGTGAAACTGTTCCTTCAAAACTGAAAGTTCCATTCGTATTAAGGTACAAAATCATTACTAAAACACGTTTATGGAAGCAATTGAATTTGTACAAACCCATGCCTCGTTAATTGTTTCATAGTTTACTATTAACTGTGAAGTTGAATATTACATTTATCATGACTTGGCTATTCCATAAGCTTAAGCTTTCAAGTCAAAATACATGAATGGTTCTATATTGTATCT includes:
- the LOC127076471 gene encoding hexokinase-2, producing the protein MGKVVVCATVIGATAACAVATVLIQRHVKKSKRWGKAKAILKEFEEKCATPTWKLKQVADAMAVEMQAGLASEGGSKLKMLISFVDNLPTGNEEGLFYALDLGGTNFRVLRVQLGGKENGVISQEFTEVSIPPNLMVGTSKELFDFIAAELVKFVKEEKEDFQVPPGGKRQLGFTFSFPVMQTSISSGNLIRWTKGFSIEDTVGQDVVAELRNAIERQGLDMHITALVNDTVGTLAGGRYTNKDVFAAVILGTGTNAAYVENAQAIPKWHGDLPESGEMVINMEWGNFRSSHLPLTEYDTALDAESLNPGEQIFEKIISGMYLGEIVRRVLLKMAEEAWFFGETVPSKLKVPFVLRTPDMSAMHHDSSADLNVVKTKLTNILEISDTSLQVRKVIVELCNIVATRGARLAAAGILGILKKLGKDTTVSDGQKNVIAMDGGLYEHYTEYSKCLENTINELVGEDVSGSIVVEHSNDGSGIGAALLAASHSC